A DNA window from Pseudarthrobacter sp. W1I19 contains the following coding sequences:
- a CDS encoding NAD(P)/FAD-dependent oxidoreductase — translation MMPEAVLREFDVVVIGAGAVGENVADRVVQGGLTAVVVEAELVGGECSYWACMPSKALLRPGTALHGAQTLPGAKEAVTRTLDAAAVLKYRDYMTSNWQDDGQVKWLDDTGIELIRGHAWLTAPKSVEVAGLDGNSYELQARHAVVLATGSAPNTPPIKGLQDVQVWGTREATSAREVPDRLVVLGGGVAGTELAQAFARLGSSVTLVARGGLLKNFPAEAAGLVAAGLRADGVEIRLNTSTDSISENDDGTFSLQLADGSSVAADRVLVATGRHPALEGLGLESVGFEPDEAGHLKLTTDNSGLVNGAPGAEPWLYAVGDAAGKNLYTHQGKYEARATGDAIAARAKGELSGTAEDWSRFAQTANEHAVPGVVFTDPELAAVGRTLEAAHKDGYNASTVELPIQVAGSSLHSENYEGWAQLVIDEDRKVLLGATFAGPDVAELLHAATIAVVGGVPLDRLWHAVPSYPTISEVWLRLLEKYGL, via the coding sequence ATGATGCCCGAGGCAGTACTGCGTGAGTTCGATGTTGTGGTGATCGGCGCCGGCGCCGTGGGGGAAAACGTGGCGGACCGGGTGGTCCAGGGCGGCCTCACAGCGGTGGTGGTGGAAGCGGAACTCGTGGGCGGCGAGTGCTCCTACTGGGCCTGCATGCCGTCAAAGGCCTTGCTCCGTCCCGGCACAGCGCTCCACGGGGCCCAGACATTACCGGGGGCCAAGGAAGCCGTCACCCGCACCCTTGATGCTGCAGCCGTCCTGAAATACCGGGACTACATGACGTCCAACTGGCAGGATGACGGCCAGGTGAAATGGCTGGACGATACGGGCATTGAGCTCATCCGCGGCCACGCCTGGCTCACGGCGCCCAAGTCAGTAGAGGTGGCCGGACTGGACGGCAACTCCTATGAACTCCAGGCTCGTCATGCGGTGGTGCTGGCCACCGGCTCTGCGCCCAATACTCCCCCCATCAAGGGACTTCAGGACGTGCAGGTGTGGGGAACCCGGGAAGCCACTTCCGCCAGGGAGGTTCCGGACCGCCTCGTAGTGCTCGGCGGCGGCGTCGCCGGCACTGAGCTGGCGCAGGCCTTTGCCCGGCTCGGTTCCAGCGTGACGCTGGTGGCGCGCGGCGGGCTGCTGAAGAACTTCCCGGCGGAGGCTGCCGGCCTTGTGGCAGCAGGGCTGCGTGCGGACGGCGTGGAGATCCGGCTCAACACCTCTACAGACAGCATCAGCGAGAACGATGACGGCACCTTCAGCTTGCAACTCGCCGACGGTTCCAGCGTGGCAGCGGACCGGGTCCTGGTGGCCACGGGCCGGCATCCGGCCCTGGAAGGGCTGGGGCTGGAGAGTGTGGGCTTTGAGCCCGACGAGGCCGGCCACCTGAAGCTCACCACCGATAATTCGGGCCTGGTCAACGGGGCTCCCGGAGCAGAACCCTGGCTGTATGCCGTGGGTGATGCTGCCGGCAAGAACCTGTACACCCACCAGGGGAAGTACGAGGCGAGGGCCACCGGAGACGCCATCGCCGCGCGCGCCAAGGGGGAATTGTCCGGCACCGCGGAGGACTGGAGCCGCTTCGCCCAGACCGCCAACGAGCACGCCGTACCCGGCGTTGTCTTCACCGACCCCGAACTCGCCGCCGTGGGCCGCACCCTCGAAGCTGCACACAAGGACGGCTACAACGCCTCTACCGTGGAACTTCCCATCCAGGTGGCAGGCTCCTCGCTCCATTCCGAGAACTACGAGGGCTGGGCCCAGCTGGTGATTGACGAGGATCGCAAAGTCCTGCTGGGGGCCACCTTCGCGGGGCCGGATGTAGCGGAGCTCCTGCATGCAGCAACCATCGCAGTAGTGGGCGGGGTGCCGCTGGACCGGCTGTGGCATGCCGTTCCTTCCTACCCCACCATCAGCGAGGTCTGGCTGCGCCTGCTGGAAAAGTATGGACTCTGA
- a CDS encoding ABC transporter ATP-binding protein has protein sequence MLSAQQLHVRGRRDPLLPDTSLQVQRGELILVSGDRQDHRTALALVLSGRMKATGGTVSWDGKGGTKRVRMASALVDAPGVNEPERHLNVRDLVTEDLALIPRRYRGALLSNPWLKVNSFEDIADLWIEQLDPLRRLELLTALALANPHTDLLVVDSPDRHTADAANWLPRLEQLAADAGRPLAVVATVAALPPSWSGSSAGIGNAETHAETRAEALREETVAPVEPHNTSHAVPEGHVVAQDIEFETEDAK, from the coding sequence TTGCTCTCAGCTCAACAGCTCCATGTCCGCGGCCGCCGCGACCCCCTGCTTCCGGACACCTCGCTCCAGGTCCAAAGGGGCGAACTTATCCTCGTATCCGGGGACCGGCAGGACCACCGCACCGCATTGGCGCTGGTGCTCAGCGGCCGGATGAAAGCCACCGGTGGCACCGTTAGCTGGGACGGAAAAGGCGGAACCAAGCGGGTACGGATGGCCAGCGCGCTGGTCGATGCCCCCGGCGTCAATGAGCCCGAGCGCCACCTCAACGTCCGTGACCTCGTGACCGAGGATCTGGCGCTGATTCCCCGCCGCTACCGGGGCGCCCTGCTCAGCAACCCGTGGCTCAAAGTGAACAGCTTCGAGGACATCGCGGACCTGTGGATCGAGCAGCTGGATCCCTTGCGCAGGCTGGAACTCCTGACGGCCCTGGCGCTGGCCAACCCGCACACTGACCTGCTGGTGGTCGACTCCCCCGACCGGCACACTGCAGACGCCGCCAATTGGCTGCCTCGCCTTGAGCAGCTTGCGGCCGACGCCGGGAGGCCGCTGGCCGTTGTGGCCACCGTAGCTGCCCTGCCGCCGTCGTGGTCGGGCTCCTCCGCGGGCATCGGCAACGCGGAAACCCACGCAGAAACCCGTGCAGAAGCGCTGCGGGAGGAAACCGTGGCGCCCGTAGAACCCCACAACACAAGCCACGCAGTGCCGGAGGGCCACGTGGTTGCCCAGGACATTGAATTCGAGACCGAGGATGCCAAGTGA
- a CDS encoding YhgE/Pip domain-containing protein has translation MTVLRLARSELKRMTGGLLPKLTILALTMVPLLYGAVYLYANWDPYGNLDQIDAALVVEDAGATASDGTGLQAGTKVADSLVEGNVFHWIPVASGQEADEGVSSGKYAFALKIPEDFSAHLVSPGSFDSASQAMLNVTTNDANNYLLSTIVDKLTTSVHSTVAADVGEETANQLLTGFGTIHTQMVKAADGAGQVANGVAALRDGTATLHEGTTGLASGADQLYAGQLKLRDGANQLTDGAGQLSSGLSVLKDKTATMPSDTQTLAAGAAQVAAGNAQLNTKVQDVAAQLEAADQGLRTRVLESNNRLIASGVLTQAQADSILADFDAAAASNPVTAAKTKIQADAAQIQQLADGSEAVSVGAAQLAAATPALKEAIGQASAGADQLHTGAATLATGEQAAVDGAAALDQGAHKVDDGAAQLEQGAGTAADGSRTLADEIGRGAGQVPNPDDEQKSNLSRVIADPVAVSNVSQAKAGSYGAGLAPFFLTLALWIGVFMLVQAMRPLTQRALASNAGSWKIALGGWLPFFAVSVVQATLLTLVVNLALGLHAAHPVLMWLFMLAAAMAFSAIIQGIVALLGSPGKLVVLILLVLQLVSSGGTFPWQTTPQPLHVVHEILPMGYVVTGMRHLIYGADLSMILPTVLGLLGYAALGLAMSTLAVRKGKFWTLKTLQPEIAV, from the coding sequence GTGACTGTACTGCGGCTGGCCCGCTCAGAACTGAAGCGGATGACCGGCGGGCTGCTGCCCAAGCTGACCATCCTCGCCCTCACCATGGTTCCCCTGCTGTACGGCGCCGTGTACCTCTACGCCAACTGGGATCCCTATGGCAACCTGGACCAGATTGACGCGGCCCTGGTGGTGGAGGATGCCGGCGCCACCGCCAGCGACGGCACCGGGCTCCAGGCCGGCACGAAGGTCGCCGACAGCCTCGTGGAAGGCAATGTTTTCCATTGGATCCCGGTGGCGAGCGGACAGGAAGCCGATGAGGGAGTCAGCAGCGGCAAGTACGCCTTCGCGTTGAAGATCCCGGAGGACTTTTCTGCCCACCTCGTGTCCCCTGGCAGCTTCGATTCCGCCAGCCAGGCCATGCTGAACGTCACCACCAACGACGCCAACAACTACCTGCTCAGCACCATCGTGGACAAGCTGACCACCTCAGTGCACAGCACTGTAGCCGCAGACGTTGGCGAAGAGACCGCCAACCAGCTGCTCACCGGTTTCGGCACCATCCACACCCAGATGGTCAAAGCGGCAGACGGCGCAGGCCAGGTTGCCAACGGCGTGGCTGCCCTCCGGGACGGAACCGCCACCCTGCACGAGGGAACCACGGGCCTGGCCAGCGGGGCCGACCAGCTCTACGCGGGCCAGCTCAAGCTGCGCGACGGCGCCAACCAGCTGACGGACGGCGCAGGCCAGCTGAGCAGCGGGCTGTCCGTCCTCAAGGACAAGACGGCAACGATGCCCAGCGACACGCAGACGCTGGCGGCCGGTGCCGCGCAGGTGGCTGCCGGAAACGCGCAGCTGAATACCAAGGTCCAGGACGTGGCAGCGCAACTGGAGGCAGCCGACCAAGGCCTCCGCACCCGCGTGCTGGAGTCGAACAACAGGCTCATTGCCTCCGGCGTACTCACCCAGGCCCAGGCGGACAGCATCCTGGCCGACTTCGACGCCGCGGCTGCCTCAAACCCGGTAACGGCTGCCAAGACGAAGATCCAGGCGGACGCTGCCCAGATCCAGCAGCTGGCGGACGGCTCGGAGGCCGTCAGCGTGGGCGCGGCCCAGCTTGCCGCAGCCACCCCGGCATTGAAGGAAGCCATAGGGCAGGCCTCCGCCGGCGCCGACCAGCTCCACACCGGCGCGGCAACCCTGGCAACCGGCGAGCAGGCAGCCGTGGACGGCGCCGCAGCCTTGGACCAGGGGGCCCACAAGGTGGACGACGGCGCAGCGCAGCTCGAACAGGGGGCAGGGACAGCCGCTGACGGCTCGAGGACCCTTGCGGACGAAATCGGCAGGGGTGCGGGGCAGGTTCCCAATCCTGACGACGAACAGAAGAGCAACCTGTCCCGGGTGATCGCCGATCCCGTGGCCGTCAGCAACGTGTCGCAGGCGAAGGCTGGATCCTACGGCGCCGGGCTGGCCCCGTTCTTCCTGACCCTTGCCCTGTGGATCGGCGTCTTTATGCTGGTCCAGGCCATGCGGCCGCTCACCCAGCGGGCGCTGGCCTCCAACGCTGGGTCGTGGAAGATCGCCCTGGGCGGCTGGCTGCCCTTCTTCGCCGTCTCCGTGGTGCAGGCCACCCTCCTCACCCTGGTGGTTAACCTCGCGCTGGGCCTGCATGCCGCACACCCGGTCCTGATGTGGCTCTTCATGCTGGCGGCGGCCATGGCGTTCAGCGCCATCATCCAGGGAATCGTGGCGCTGCTTGGTTCCCCCGGAAAACTGGTGGTCCTGATCCTGCTGGTGCTGCAGCTGGTTTCCTCGGGCGGCACGTTCCCCTGGCAGACAACTCCGCAGCCATTGCACGTGGTGCATGAGATCCTGCCCATGGGCTACGTGGTGACGGGGATGCGGCACCTGATCTATGGTGCCGACCTGTCCATGATCCTCCCCACCGTCCTGGGCCTGCTGGGTTACGCGGCATTGGGCCTGGCCATGTCCACGCTTGCAGTCCGAAAGGGCAAATTCTGGACACTGAAGACGCTCCAACCGGAGATCGCGGTATGA
- a CDS encoding TetR/AcrR family transcriptional regulator, with protein MTSAQPESAAREQAEPESAKKLRPARTTATRQKLFDASMELIGERGAAGVTVDEIAAAAGVSKGTVYYNFGSKSDLIAQLLRHGVDILKGRLLGAPEEAAAAAGDPLLAMEAMIGQAMDFMAEYPSFARLWVSENWRTPSEWQGTFTLLRAELLQVIGEAVERVAKVYPVDPSVSRGSLETAIFGACFVVGLDRQTYNPERTRDQSVAAIMAIMRGYVLKDARPRG; from the coding sequence ATGACTTCCGCCCAGCCGGAGTCAGCGGCCCGGGAGCAGGCCGAACCGGAGTCGGCGAAAAAACTCCGTCCTGCCCGGACCACAGCCACCCGGCAGAAGCTCTTCGATGCCTCGATGGAGCTGATCGGTGAGCGGGGGGCGGCGGGTGTGACGGTTGATGAAATTGCCGCAGCGGCCGGGGTGTCCAAGGGAACGGTCTACTACAACTTCGGCAGCAAATCGGACCTCATCGCCCAGCTGCTGCGACACGGCGTGGATATCCTCAAAGGACGCCTGCTGGGCGCGCCGGAAGAGGCGGCCGCCGCGGCTGGCGATCCCCTGCTGGCGATGGAAGCCATGATTGGCCAGGCCATGGATTTCATGGCTGAATACCCCTCCTTCGCCCGCTTGTGGGTCAGCGAGAACTGGCGGACACCCAGCGAATGGCAGGGAACCTTCACCCTCCTGCGCGCCGAGCTCCTGCAGGTCATTGGCGAGGCAGTGGAAAGGGTGGCCAAGGTTTACCCGGTGGATCCGTCCGTGTCCCGCGGCAGCCTGGAGACAGCCATCTTTGGGGCCTGCTTTGTGGTGGGGCTGGACCGACAGACGTACAACCCGGAACGGACCCGTGACCAAAGCGTTGCGGCAATCATGGCGATCATGCGCGGCTACGTGCTGAAGGATGCCCGTCCTCGGGGATGA
- a CDS encoding histidine phosphatase family protein, with product MSEHHLRRLVIMRHAKADWPGGVADHERPLEERGHREAPLAGRWLLKHNIVPDFILCSSALRTRQTCTWVCSELGDKAPTPKLEDGLYAASALRMLTVVNHVPDTVTTLMLIAHLPGVQDLAMHLASRDSDHDAYMDAATRFPTSAVTVLETEKTWAELDGQDARITKFKVPRAH from the coding sequence ATGAGTGAGCACCATCTTCGACGCCTTGTGATTATGCGCCATGCAAAGGCGGACTGGCCGGGCGGGGTTGCTGACCACGAGCGTCCCCTGGAAGAACGAGGCCATCGTGAGGCGCCGCTGGCCGGGCGCTGGCTGCTCAAGCACAACATCGTTCCCGACTTCATCCTGTGCTCCAGCGCCCTCCGCACCCGGCAAACCTGCACCTGGGTATGCTCCGAGCTGGGGGACAAGGCGCCCACGCCCAAACTTGAGGACGGCCTGTACGCGGCCTCTGCGCTCAGAATGCTCACCGTGGTTAATCACGTACCGGATACGGTCACCACATTGATGCTGATCGCACATTTGCCTGGCGTGCAGGACCTTGCCATGCACCTGGCCTCACGCGACTCCGATCACGACGCCTACATGGACGCCGCCACAAGGTTCCCCACCAGTGCGGTTACCGTGCTCGAAACCGAGAAAACTTGGGCGGAGCTGGACGGCCAGGACGCGCGGATCACAAAGTTCAAAGTGCCGCGGGCGCACTGA
- a CDS encoding winged helix-turn-helix domain-containing protein has product MSVASGYVHISVRNAAKAGQPSGLRPGFAPRPSLAPSAPGSSFPASGYAPQGYNPNSYGQLRAVTPAESAPVTAPTPVVAGPNTVRPVANENVARGFVLYMGIDEETAAAAGTSIAKLAQEIRAYAQSLVSGAESYAAVAVAPAGTPGSALDVVRSTFGDPTVNTRQRTETPRPQQPQEPRPSGVLIDLARREVHLDGESLNLTFKEFELLNYLVENGTRTVGRDELLEGLWRNAEEVPNERTIDVHIRRLRSKLGRLANTVRTVRGQGYRFYEHPEVVVWAAPEYSI; this is encoded by the coding sequence ATGTCAGTTGCATCCGGATACGTCCACATTTCTGTCCGTAACGCCGCCAAGGCCGGCCAGCCTTCCGGCCTCCGCCCCGGCTTCGCACCGCGCCCATCGCTCGCACCCTCAGCTCCCGGAAGCAGCTTTCCCGCCTCTGGCTACGCACCCCAGGGCTACAACCCCAACTCTTACGGCCAGCTCCGCGCAGTAACCCCGGCCGAGTCCGCGCCGGTGACTGCTCCCACGCCCGTCGTGGCCGGACCCAACACGGTCCGTCCGGTCGCCAATGAGAATGTAGCCCGCGGCTTCGTCCTCTACATGGGCATCGACGAGGAAACCGCGGCCGCCGCAGGTACCTCCATCGCCAAGCTCGCCCAGGAGATCCGCGCCTACGCCCAGTCCCTGGTGTCCGGCGCCGAGAGCTACGCCGCCGTTGCAGTGGCCCCCGCCGGAACGCCCGGCTCAGCGCTCGACGTCGTCCGCTCCACCTTCGGTGACCCCACCGTCAACACCCGGCAGCGCACCGAAACCCCCCGTCCGCAGCAGCCCCAGGAGCCGCGCCCCTCCGGCGTCCTGATCGACCTTGCCCGCCGCGAAGTACACCTCGACGGCGAATCCCTGAACCTGACCTTCAAAGAGTTCGAACTCCTGAACTACCTCGTGGAGAACGGCACCCGTACCGTGGGCCGCGACGAGCTGCTCGAAGGCCTATGGCGCAATGCCGAAGAAGTCCCCAACGAGCGCACCATCGACGTCCACATCCGCCGCCTCCGCTCCAAGCTGGGCCGCCTCGCCAACACCGTGCGCACCGTCCGCGGCCAGGGCTACCGGTTCTATGAGCACCCCGAGGTTGTTGTCTGGGCCGCTCCGGAATACTCGATCTAA
- a CDS encoding response regulator transcription factor, with protein sequence MASPHSMTNHLPQLSHPDGSPIRALVVDDEPSLSELMSMGLRMAGWSVAVAAEGPEAVKLARDFRPDVLVLDVMLPGFDGVELLGRIRAFAPEVPALFLTAKDAVQDRIVGLAAGGDDYVTKPFSMEEVLLRLHRLVQRSGVAAMDTAELVVGDLVLNVDTREVTRAGGELQLTATQFELLRYLMENPKRVISKAQILDRVWDYDFGGQANIVELYISYLRKKVDAAHPPMIHTVRGAGYVIKPAE encoded by the coding sequence ATGGCCTCACCGCACTCCATGACAAACCATCTCCCCCAGCTCTCCCACCCCGACGGATCCCCCATCCGCGCGCTGGTGGTGGACGACGAGCCCAGCCTCTCAGAACTCATGAGCATGGGCCTGCGCATGGCCGGCTGGTCCGTTGCTGTGGCAGCGGAGGGGCCGGAAGCCGTGAAGCTGGCCCGTGACTTCCGCCCGGATGTCCTTGTCCTGGACGTTATGCTGCCAGGGTTCGACGGCGTTGAGCTGCTGGGAAGGATCCGTGCCTTCGCACCCGAGGTCCCGGCGCTGTTCCTGACGGCCAAGGACGCAGTGCAGGACCGGATCGTGGGCCTGGCCGCCGGCGGCGACGATTACGTCACCAAGCCGTTCAGCATGGAGGAAGTCCTCCTGCGGCTGCACCGCCTGGTCCAGCGTTCCGGGGTGGCCGCAATGGATACGGCTGAGCTGGTGGTGGGCGACCTCGTCCTGAACGTCGACACCCGGGAGGTGACCCGGGCCGGCGGGGAACTCCAGCTCACGGCCACCCAATTCGAATTGCTCCGTTACCTGATGGAAAACCCCAAGCGGGTCATCAGCAAGGCGCAGATCCTGGACCGGGTCTGGGACTACGACTTTGGCGGCCAGGCCAACATCGTGGAGCTCTACATCTCCTACCTCCGCAAGAAGGTGGATGCAGCGCATCCTCCTATGATTCACACTGTGCGCGGTGCCGGCTACGTCATCAAGCCAGCGGAGTAG
- a CDS encoding HAMP domain-containing sensor histidine kinase: MASQQAASQRRSWLKPNTWHLRTRLILLAMTLLIAICGAVGVVSYASMDAFLTRQLDDQLSQAAERSNNPGRPPMGGFNGRDPLDARGQSVGTLNARILNGQVNSAGFLASDTSRSPLSAEDKQALVALATDAQPVDRTLSNGDYRLTAVKTNYGDVLVTGLPLAAKESTLASLVWTFVFVSLAGLLLIGLAGTVLIRRSMKPLEQLSEVATRVSQLPLDAGEVALAVRVPPSNSNPGTEVGSVGHALNLLLDNVANALQARQKSETKVRQFVADASHELRTPLTAIRGYTELMRMTEKFTPDGEKSLARVQSQSERMTALVEDLLLLARLDEGQPLKLSEVDLTHLVIDGVSDEKVMAPDHNWRLEVAEEPVVVNGDASQLRQVLMNLLSNARKHTPPGTTVVTGVGTSPDGAAVVTVTDDGGGIPVEFVDHVFSRFARADAARKGASGLAGASAAEGTSGLGLSIVESIVEAHGGKVTVTSQPGRTQFALQLPLHQLS, from the coding sequence GTGGCCTCGCAACAGGCTGCGTCCCAGCGCCGGAGCTGGCTGAAGCCGAACACCTGGCACCTGCGCACCCGCCTCATCCTCCTTGCCATGACACTGCTGATCGCCATCTGCGGCGCAGTGGGTGTGGTCAGCTACGCATCCATGGACGCGTTCCTCACCCGCCAGCTCGATGACCAGCTCAGCCAAGCGGCGGAGCGGTCCAACAATCCGGGCCGTCCTCCCATGGGCGGCTTCAACGGCCGGGATCCACTGGACGCCCGCGGCCAGAGCGTGGGCACCCTGAACGCCCGCATCCTCAACGGACAAGTCAACAGCGCCGGGTTCCTGGCCTCTGACACCTCCCGCTCGCCGCTGTCCGCCGAGGACAAGCAGGCCCTGGTGGCTTTGGCCACAGATGCACAGCCAGTGGACCGCACCCTCTCCAACGGCGACTACCGGTTGACAGCCGTGAAAACGAACTACGGCGACGTGTTGGTGACCGGACTCCCCCTCGCCGCCAAGGAAAGTACGCTCGCTTCCCTCGTCTGGACCTTTGTGTTCGTATCCCTGGCCGGCCTGCTGCTCATCGGGTTGGCGGGAACGGTGCTGATCCGCCGTTCCATGAAGCCCCTCGAGCAGCTGTCAGAGGTGGCCACGCGCGTTTCGCAGCTGCCGCTGGACGCCGGCGAGGTGGCACTCGCGGTGCGCGTGCCGCCGTCGAACTCCAATCCGGGAACGGAAGTGGGCAGCGTGGGCCACGCGCTTAACCTCCTGCTGGACAACGTGGCCAATGCGCTGCAGGCACGGCAGAAGAGCGAAACCAAGGTGCGGCAGTTTGTGGCCGATGCCTCGCACGAGCTGCGCACTCCCCTCACGGCCATCCGCGGCTACACAGAGCTGATGCGGATGACGGAGAAGTTCACCCCCGACGGCGAAAAGTCGCTGGCACGCGTGCAGAGCCAGTCTGAGCGGATGACCGCCCTGGTGGAAGACCTGCTGCTGCTGGCCCGGCTCGATGAGGGCCAGCCGCTCAAGCTCAGCGAGGTGGATCTGACGCACCTGGTGATTGACGGCGTCAGCGACGAAAAAGTGATGGCACCCGACCACAACTGGCGGCTGGAAGTCGCCGAGGAACCCGTGGTGGTCAACGGCGACGCCTCGCAGCTGCGACAGGTCCTGATGAACCTGCTCTCCAACGCACGCAAGCACACTCCCCCGGGAACCACCGTGGTCACCGGGGTGGGCACGTCGCCTGACGGCGCGGCGGTAGTAACGGTAACGGACGACGGCGGCGGGATCCCTGTGGAGTTCGTGGACCATGTCTTCTCGCGCTTCGCCCGCGCAGACGCGGCCCGGAAGGGCGCGTCCGGCCTGGCCGGCGCCTCCGCTGCTGAAGGCACCAGCGGACTGGGATTGTCCATCGTGGAATCCATCGTCGAGGCCCATGGCGGCAAAGTAACGGTGACGTCACAGCCAGGACGTACCCAGTTCGCCCTGCAGCTCCCCCTTCATCAGCTTTCGTAG
- a CDS encoding YdeI/OmpD-associated family protein, with the protein MKFTTTIQGTGNKTGIEVPDEVLAALDAGKRPPVVVTINGRSYRSSIAVMGGQNLISLSAANREFVGVSAGDTVEVDLELDTQPRIVEVPEDLAAAMAAEPAARQFYATLSYSAQRRYVEPLAEAKTPETRSRRIAKVVTDLKAGKK; encoded by the coding sequence ATGAAGTTCACCACCACCATCCAAGGCACCGGAAACAAGACCGGCATCGAAGTTCCCGATGAGGTCCTCGCGGCCTTGGACGCGGGCAAACGACCGCCTGTAGTGGTGACCATCAACGGCAGGAGCTACCGCAGCAGCATCGCGGTGATGGGTGGCCAGAACCTCATTTCGCTCAGCGCAGCCAATCGCGAATTCGTTGGCGTTTCGGCTGGGGACACAGTTGAAGTGGACCTGGAGCTGGACACGCAACCTCGCATCGTGGAAGTCCCCGAGGACCTTGCCGCTGCGATGGCGGCGGAACCGGCCGCCCGGCAGTTCTACGCCACGCTGAGCTACAGCGCCCAGCGACGGTACGTGGAGCCGCTGGCCGAGGCCAAGACGCCCGAAACGCGGTCGCGGCGTATCGCCAAGGTGGTAACCGACCTTAAAGCCGGAAAGAAATGA